The DNA sequence CGAAAATAGAGTAGCCGTTGAAGAATTTATTAGAGCACTTTTCAAAGTATTTTACACATTTACACCTGATTTGCCTTTACAATTAATTCTTTTCACACACGATCAACTTATTTTTGAAAGTGCTATGAAAGCATTTAATGAAATAGATAAATTAAAAGGTGATTCATTTGCCTTTGCAAAACTATTCTCCCACGAAGAATCGACAGTTATTGGCGACTATAAAGATCTGATATATAAAATACCGGCTTACTATGCAAAACAACAATACAAAAACACAATCGAGATGAAATGAATATAACATTTAAAGTTTTGTTAAAGTATATTGTCTACACTATCCTTCCAATTATACTTTTTTCTGCCATCGGTATCTTATTATGGCGATCAAATATTAATAACCTTAATTCTGAACTGCAAAACAAAGTCTCAGATATAATAAAATCAACAGTGACCCAGCAAGCAGAAAAAGGTTTATTAACACCAGAAATTTTCTTTATTGCTACGGACTCTTCAAAAGTTAAAGAGCTAAGCAAAGAGCTAAAAGATAAAATTATTAATACTGTTACTGAATTATATTTAAAGAATAATAATCCTTTATCATATGACGAAGTCGATGTCAAACCATTTTACTTACTTCCTGCAAAGGCGAATAAAAGCGGACAATACATTTTAACAGAGAGACAACTAAATATATTAAAAGAACACATAATATTTTTAGCGAAGCAAGTAGAAGTTGAAACAAATAGAACCAAAGAAGAGGTTGGAAGGGATATTGAGAGATTAAACTTTTGGGTAACAATATGGATAGGATTTATTGGGCTTATTGGAATTTTCATCCCAATAATTATTAACATAGATGCCACAAAAAATGCAACTGATGCAAAAAAGATTGCTTCTGAAGCAAAGAGCATGTCTGATGGAATTGAAACCCGTTTAAATGAGACAAACACAAAGTCAGAAGTAGCATTAAGAGAGGTGCAGTCAGTCAAAGGTAACCTTTCCATAATAATTGCAATAAATAAATTAAAAGAATTTTCCCCACAGTTTATTGCTCAATTTGAAAGTAAAAATGCAACAAAAGCTCTTAAAAATATTCTGACTGATTTGTTAAGGGAGCTTAAAAATAATTCCGAAAATTTTGATAGTCAATTTATGGATAATTGGTTAAAACAAATTGTAACAAATATTCAATATCTTTCATTTTTAAAAGTATTTAATCAAGTACAAACAAAACAAATGAATGAATTCTCAAAACTAATAACAGAATCATTTGGCAAAGACGGAAAATCTAAAATTGAAGGAATATCAAACGGACTTGAAATATTAATTAACGAATTATAATTAAATAGTATTATTAAAAAGGGCTCATTCAAATTAGTTCAAGACAACAACAACTTTGTTTTCAGAATTAGTGCACTTAAAAGTGTGAATTACCGTATCGTAATTGCCGTCCCGATTTGTATATAAGTAAAAGTTTTGAAGTAAAAATATTTTTAAGACTATAGCATAGTTGTTATGTTCTTCAGGTGAGGCGCAACATCTTGGTTGCTTTTTGAAAATAGTATCATATTATCTAAACACTACCATATAATAATAGGAATTTATTATGTACGACGATTATAAAGAGGAGTTCTTGCCAAGATTACTGAAAAATAATATTTATAATGAATTAAAGAGAAAATGTGAAGAAAAAGATAGCGAAATAATTTCCCTTGTGGATAAAGCAGTTTCTTATTCATATCAAAGAACAAAAACAATTTTAAAACACATGGGAGAATTTACTCTTCACGATAGCGACCATTCCTTTCGGGTTCTACATTTAATGAACAAATTAATACCAGAAGAAATTTTGCATAATTATTCAATACCTGAATTAACCCTACTTTTATTAACAGCATTCTTCCACGATATTGGTATGGCACCTAATGAGAAAGAAGTTCTTGCATGGAAGAAAGTTTGGGATAAAAATATCGAATTAGATATAGATGAAACAAAAACTTATGATGAATTCAATCGTTTTCTTGTAGCAAAACCTGATGAAATTAGTATAATTGAGCAGTTGCAACTTAAGGCTAAAGAAACAGAAGTGGAAATCCAAAAATCTTATTTAATAACAGAATATATACGAAAAACTCATACAGAAAGAGCAAAAGATATCATTGCCACCGATTGGAATAATAAAATTCTTTATAGGGATGTTGACATGACGTTCGAATTTGCTCAGTTATGCTATAGCCATAGCGAAAATGCTCTTGCGTTACTGGAACTTGATAAAAATTTTTTATGTGGCGAAAATACTTATTTGTGTCTCCCTTTAATTGGTATAATTTTGAGGTTAGCAGATGTTTTAGATTTTGATGCAAAAAGGACCCCGCCCTTATTATTTTCACATTTGAATGTTCGCCAACCTGTATCAATAAAAGAGTGGAATAAACATAGAGCTGTGCAGGCGTGGGAAATAAATCCAGATTTGATTCAATTTAATGCTAAATGTAAACATCCAGCAATTGAAGCAAGTATCCATGAGTTTTGCGATATAATAGATCAAGAATTAAGTGTGTGCAATAATATTTTGACAGTTCTTAACGATTCGTCACAAATAAAAGAAAGAAACATTCTCATTAAGTTTCCGTTTAAGGTGAATAGAGAAAAAATTCAAACTCAAAAAGATGTTCACAATAAACCTTATTACATATACCGGAATACAAAATTTAATCTTAGTAAAAAACAAGTTGTTGATCTTCTAATGGGTACAAAACTGTATGGCAATCCAGAGGTTGCTTTAAGAGAATTACTGCAAAATTCCATTGATGCATGTTTACTAAGGCAAGCCCAAGAAAAAAAATGGGGAAATTTATATTTTCCAGAAATTTCTGTAAAATACTATAAGGAAGAAAAGGAAGTAATTCTTGAGGTAGATGACAACGGTACTGGCATGGATCAGTATATAATTGATAATTATTATTCAAAAATAGGATCATCATTTTATAAATCCACTGATTTCTATAATCTAAAGTCTGAATCAAATGCTGAGTTCACACCAACTTCTAGATTTGGAATTGGGATTTTATCTTGTTTCATGGTTGCTGATTCGCTAATTGTTGATACAAAAAGGGTTTATGAACCTCACAAATCGAGTGACGCCTTACAAATTTCTGTGGAAGGTCAAGAGAGTATTTTCTGGATTCAAGAAGGCAAGAGAAAAATGCCTGGAACAACAACAAAATTAATTCTTCGAAAAGGAGAAAATCCTTGGGACGAGATGTCTGAAACTGATTTCATTAAATCTATTGACAGCGTTTTGCCAAACCCACCTTTTAAAATCAACATACATACAACAACTGAAATTAAAGAAAAAAACGAAAACAGTTTTTTTAAAAGAACAACAGAATCCTTAAAAGACTATACGTGGGAACCACATGAAAATTTAAAGTTATTTGAAATTCACCTCAAAAATAAAGAAATAGGTATAATTGGATCTGCTTCGGTAGCAATTCTTGAGAGTCATCGAAAACCCGTATCAAAAATTGAACTAAACTCGCGTGATGTTGAGATCGAAGGTAAAATTTTTACTTTAGAACGACAAATGGAAATTAGCGAAAATTCAATTTCAGAAACATCAAAATCGATTACAATTACAGACGATGGTGAAATAAATGAAACGAGCTCAACTAGAGAATTTACTAGGTCAAGATCACAATTTTCCTTACATGGAATCGAAGTCCCATCTTCTTTATTCCCATTTAAATGGAACTTTAAAAAAAACCAAGTAAGGATATCCTGGCCATTTCCTCTAATCGTTATAATTGATATTTGTGGCGAGCGTGATTTAGACTTAAATTCAGCAAGAACAGAATTAGTTGTATCTGAAAAATGGATCGCATTTGAGGAAGATTTAGCCTATTTGGTTTGCAAAGGAATTTCGGAAAAAGTATCAAAAAAGTATTGGAGTCAACTTAAAAAAATTTTCATAAAAAGCACAAAAAATCAAATATTCTTAAAAGGTCTTTCAAGAGTTGTAACATAGTCTCTAAATTGAAAACTCAACCGATATGGCAATCAAGATGATACCATTTTCACATTTTACATTTTAAAATAATTGAGATAATGTTTCGGCATTATTTTAAGATATCTATTTGTTATGGATTTTGAAGATTAAAAAAAATAATTTAATAAAGTTTTAATATCAAAAAATATGGGGAAAATTATGAAGGAAATAATTTGTCCAAATTGTAAAAAAGTATTTAAAGTAGATGAGGCAGGATTTGCTGATATTTTAAAGCAAGTTAGAGATCATCAATTTGAAGAAGAAATAAAAAATAGGTTAGACTTGGCGGAAAAAGAAAAAGAAAGTGCCATTAAGTTATCTGAAGCAAATCTAAAAAATTCGTTTCAAGAACATTTAGCTAAAAAAGATTCTGAGATAACTGAAATGAAGTTTAAAATTGAGAATGCTGAGCTTGACAAGAAACTTACAGTTACTGAAGCAATTCAAAAAATCGAAAAAGAACGTGATGAATTAGCAAACAATTTGAAAAATAAGGAAACAGAAAAACAGCTCCTTGAAAAATCATTAAATGAAAAATATAGTGCTGAACTTAAAACAAAAGATGATATAATTAAGATGAAAGATGACGAAATAGCTTTACGCAAAGATATGAAGCTAAAACTTTCAACTAAAATGATTGGTGAAACTTTAGAGCAGCATTGTGAAACTGAATTCAATAAGTTGCGAGCAACAGCATTTCAGAAAGCCTATTTTGAAAAAGATAATAATTCAAAATCAGGTAGTAAAGGTGATTTTATTTTTAGAGAAACCGATGAAACTGGAAATGAAATAATTTCAATTATGTTTGAAATGAAGAATGAAGGAGATGAAACTGCTACTAAAAAAAGGAATGAAGATTTTTTTAAAGAGTTGCACAAAGATCGTACAGAAAAGAATTGTGAGTATGCAGTTCTTGTTACATTATTGGAAGCTGAAAGTGAATTATATAATTCAGGAATTGTTGATGTATCTCATAAATATGATAAAATGTATGTTATTCGACCTCAATTTTTCATACCAATTATTACGCTTTTAAGAAATGCTGCAATGAATTCATTGAAGTATAAAGCTGAATTAGCTTTGGTCAGAAATCAAAATATTGATATTACTAATTTTGAAGAGAGTATTAATTCTTTTAAGGAAGGATTTGCAAGAAATTATGAATTAGCGAGTCGTAAATTTAAAACGGCTATTGAAGAAATTGATAAAACAATTGATCATCTGCAAAAAACAAAAGAAGCATTATTATCTTCTGAAAATAATTTAAGATTGGCAAATAATAAGGCTGAAGATCTGACTATAAAGAAATTGACAAGTGGAAATCCTACTATGACTGCAAAGTTTGAAGAACTTTCTGATAAGACAAAATAAGTTTATGTTGGTTGAGTTAGAAAGTATTTAATTCTCTCATCCCAACAATTTATTTATTTCCCTTAAGGTAATTGTGAAATTAATAATGTTTTATTCATACATCTCAAAAATCACATTCTTCCATTTAATGAATTTAGTTTTATTGTTTTCAAATGGAGATCTCTTATTTCTAAAAATTGTATCCGAATAAACAATGGCGTAAGTTTTATAAACCATTGAATCGTGAAAATTCTGAGTAAAATAAAACCATGCTGATGAATCGATATCTACTAGAGTGTTTACAGTATCAACCAAGTAAGTTAAAAGAGTATCGTACTCAATTACTTTGAAGGAATCTATTTTAACGATATCAACAGTATCAAAAATTACTTGTGGTTTTTGATCACTGGGCTGGCAGGAAGGAAAAAGTGAAAAGAGAAACGTGAAAACGTAGAAACGTTGAGATGCGGAAAAGTGAAAAGAAAAAGGTGAAAACGTTGAGACGTAAAAACGTTGAGACATGTGCTTCGGCAGGCAAGCGTGAAAGGTGAGTAGTAAAAACTTGGAGACGTTGATACGGAAAAAGTGAAAGGTGAATCGGGAAAAGAATAAATATAATTTCATATTAGAGCCTCTTTATTTTTCGTTTACGGGTGCATCCGCACGAACCATGCCTGCCGGCAGACAGGCTAGTATATTTTATTTTAACGTCATACAGTCTGGATTGAAACAAAGTATTGCAATGACATGATCCGTTGGCTAACGGAAAACCGATTGGATTTCTGTGACTATCTCTTCCGGTTTGACGGATAAATTTTATTTGATTCTGCATAATTAGACCTTCCTATATTGTGTTTGACCAACTTCATTTTTTTCTGCAATGAGTGTGATATTTCTTTTCCGGTTATTATAAGAAACGTGAACCCATCCGTCAGCTGACGGATAAAATTCAAGTATTAATTCATCGTAAGGGAGTTTTAGGATTCTGATTGAATCAAAAATTTCTTTTGAAGAATATTTGATACTTATAATATCAGCAGCGCATCCTTTAAGATGTGCAGAATTTCGGCTTCCTTTAACTTCTTTGTTAAGATCATAGGACCTAAAACCAGAAGTAATAATTATTGGAAATTTTACATATTCACGCAAAGGCTGTAAAACGTGCTTACACAACATTTTTAGATTGAATATCTGATCTTGGTTAGGGATATTCGGGATATTTAATCTTTCTGCCGTGTAGCTGTAGATAAATTCTTTTAAGAAAAAATTTTCTGATAATTGTTCGTTAATCATAACTTGTCTGCCTTATGCACGATCAGTTTTTATGTTTATGAAAAAAAGACTGTTGCTGCGGTTTATAATAATTACAGTTGTTACAAAAGAACTTAAAAGTTCTGCTGTAGATTATTGAGTAAAAATCAATTAAGGTAAAAGGAATTCTAAAGGAGAAAAGAATTTTAGCTTTTCTGATTTTTGTAAGATTACTTTTACAAAATTGACAACGCTCTTTTGATTGCTCAATTAGCGGCGGTGTTAATATTTTCAAGTTTTTCATAAATTTTAGTTGATGCTGAAAGGTTTTTACCTTCCAAGATTAAAGAGTTAATTTCATTATATTCTTTATGTGAGAATAAAGCTGCGTGTTTAAGCAATAAAGACTTAGTATCCTCTGAAAGAAGTTCTTTATCGGATAAAAGCAGTTCGCTTTCTTTCTTTATTTCTTTCTTTCTTTCTTTAAACGGTGGTGATACAGTATCAATACTTTCACCAAGATTTACCGTTACTGAATCATTACATTCATCAAGATTTACTGTTACGGTATCGTTACTTTCACCAAGTTTTATTGATACAGTATCATTACTGTCTTGATACTGTCTTGGTACAGTAACGTTACTTTCTTTAGATTGTGCCGTTACTGTTGTAGTACTGC is a window from the Ignavibacteriota bacterium genome containing:
- a CDS encoding ATP-binding protein; the protein is MYDDYKEEFLPRLLKNNIYNELKRKCEEKDSEIISLVDKAVSYSYQRTKTILKHMGEFTLHDSDHSFRVLHLMNKLIPEEILHNYSIPELTLLLLTAFFHDIGMAPNEKEVLAWKKVWDKNIELDIDETKTYDEFNRFLVAKPDEISIIEQLQLKAKETEVEIQKSYLITEYIRKTHTERAKDIIATDWNNKILYRDVDMTFEFAQLCYSHSENALALLELDKNFLCGENTYLCLPLIGIILRLADVLDFDAKRTPPLLFSHLNVRQPVSIKEWNKHRAVQAWEINPDLIQFNAKCKHPAIEASIHEFCDIIDQELSVCNNILTVLNDSSQIKERNILIKFPFKVNREKIQTQKDVHNKPYYIYRNTKFNLSKKQVVDLLMGTKLYGNPEVALRELLQNSIDACLLRQAQEKKWGNLYFPEISVKYYKEEKEVILEVDDNGTGMDQYIIDNYYSKIGSSFYKSTDFYNLKSESNAEFTPTSRFGIGILSCFMVADSLIVDTKRVYEPHKSSDALQISVEGQESIFWIQEGKRKMPGTTTKLILRKGENPWDEMSETDFIKSIDSVLPNPPFKINIHTTTEIKEKNENSFFKRTTESLKDYTWEPHENLKLFEIHLKNKEIGIIGSASVAILESHRKPVSKIELNSRDVEIEGKIFTLERQMEISENSISETSKSITITDDGEINETSSTREFTRSRSQFSLHGIEVPSSLFPFKWNFKKNQVRISWPFPLIVIIDICGERDLDLNSARTELVVSEKWIAFEEDLAYLVCKGISEKVSKKYWSQLKKIFIKSTKNQIFLKGLSRVVT
- a CDS encoding DUF2130 domain-containing protein; its protein translation is MKEIICPNCKKVFKVDEAGFADILKQVRDHQFEEEIKNRLDLAEKEKESAIKLSEANLKNSFQEHLAKKDSEITEMKFKIENAELDKKLTVTEAIQKIEKERDELANNLKNKETEKQLLEKSLNEKYSAELKTKDDIIKMKDDEIALRKDMKLKLSTKMIGETLEQHCETEFNKLRATAFQKAYFEKDNNSKSGSKGDFIFRETDETGNEIISIMFEMKNEGDETATKKRNEDFFKELHKDRTEKNCEYAVLVTLLEAESELYNSGIVDVSHKYDKMYVIRPQFFIPIITLLRNAAMNSLKYKAELALVRNQNIDITNFEESINSFKEGFARNYELASRKFKTAIEEIDKTIDHLQKTKEALLSSENNLRLANNKAEDLTIKKLTSGNPTMTAKFEELSDKTK